The proteins below come from a single Papaver somniferum cultivar HN1 chromosome 11, ASM357369v1, whole genome shotgun sequence genomic window:
- the LOC113321596 gene encoding protein indeterminate-domain 2-like yields the protein MFPETFSNSTSLSEEVSAGSSHGNNNTTTRLQDLSPILFSSSSTDHHHEQHQQQSEETTTKTRKKRNLPGNPDPNAEVVALSPTTLMATNRFVCEVCNKGFQRDQNLQLHRRGHNLPWKLKQKSNTDVVRKKVYVCPEVSCIHHHPSRALGDLTGIKKHFSRKHGEKKWKCEKCSKKYAVQSDWKAHSKNCGTKEYRCDCGTLFARKDSFITHRAFCDALAEESARLVSSSASDLNNFSTSTQMTPLLHHYNNEPLSLQTHSSLHFQHQQSNNTQSALSYQFTGQHHQNFSNPTPISIITSSSSWADHPSPTSDHPVKLENQHNNQILIPTSISSFYQESPPLPSPNTTTAAAAAISDQQKSLFTPNFLRHFSDNMVSNSNTSTSYMSATALLQKAANVGAGPIGGPTMQTQSVGHMSGSSMSQMGKTCLSSSPSEEFLGFATSNSANQSTWQKKDFRLTRDFLGLAPADHNSVTNVLDVNEMNQMNGNVNVRKSDLLSYTGGVDFGAYERGFAAGAWRNC from the exons ATGTTTCCTGAAACTTTTTCAAACTCTACTTCTTTGTCTGAAGAAGTTAGTGCTGGTTCTTCTCATGGTAATAATAATACCACCACTAGACTTCAAGATTTAAGCCCCATCTTATTCTCATCTTCAAGTACTGATCATCATCatgaacaacaccaacaacaatctGAAGAGACTACTACTAAGACCAGAAAGAAAAGAAACCTCCCTGGTAACCCAG ACCCGAACGCTGAAGTGGTTGCACTATCGCCAACGACGTTAATGGCAACAAATAGATTTGTGTGTGAAGTTTGTAACAAAGGGTTTCAAAGGGATCAAAATCTTCAACTTCATAGAAGAGGACACAATCTACCCTGGAAACTAAAACAGAAAAGCAACACAGATGTGGTGAGGAAAAAGGTCTATGTTTGTCCTGAAGTTTCCTGTATTCATCACCATCCTTCTAGAGCACTTGGTGATTTAACAGGAATCAAGAAACATTTTTCTAGAAAACATGGTGAGAAGAAATGGAAGTGTGAGAAGTGTTCTAAGAAGTATGCAGTTCAATCTGATTGGAAAGCTCATAGTAAAAACTGTGGTACTAAAGAATATAGGTGTGACTGTGGTACTCTTTTCGCTAG GAAAGACAGCTTCATTACCCACAGAGCATTCTGCGATGCATTAGCTGAAGAGAGTGCAAGACTAGTTTCTTCATCTGCCTCAGACCTTAACAATTTTTCAACATCAACACAAATGACACCATTATTACACCATTACAACAATGAGCCTCTCTCCCTGCAAACTCACTCATCACTTCATTTCCAACACCAACAATCTAATAATACCCAATCTGCTCTCAGTTACCAATTCACTGGGCAGCACCACCAAAACTTCTCAAACCCGACACCAATCTCTATAATCACCTCCTCATCATCATGGGCTGACCACCCATCACCAACATCAGATCATCCAGTCAAACTTGAAAATCAGCACAACAACCAGATTCTTATTCCAACGTCCATTTCTTCTTTTTATCAAGAATCACCACCACTGCCATCTCCAAATactactactgctgctgctgctgctatatCAGACCAACAGAAATCGTTATTTACACCCAACTTTCTTCGTCATTTTTCAGACAATATGGTGTCAAACAGCAATACGTCTACTTCGTACATGTCAGCTACTGCGCTTCTTCAAAAAGCTGCTAATGTTGGTGCGGGACCCATTGGAGGACCAACCATGCAGACTCAGTCAGTGGGTCATATGTCTGGATCGTCTATGAGTCAGATGGGCAAAACCTGTTTATCATCATCACCATCGGAGGAATTTCTGGGATTTGCTACTTCTAATTCAGCAAACCAATCTACGTGGCAGAAAAAGGACTTCCGTCTGACTCGTGACTTCTTAGGTCTGGCACCAGCTGACCACAACTCTGTCACCAATGTTCTTGACGTTAACGAGATGAACCAGATGAATGGTAACGTGAACGTGAGGAAATCAGATTTACTGTCGTACACAGGGGGTGTTGATTTTGGAGCTTATGAACGTGGGTTTGCTGCTGGAGCTTGGAGGAATTGCTGA